The proteins below come from a single Gimesia alba genomic window:
- the hpf gene encoding ribosome hibernation-promoting factor, HPF/YfiA family, with translation MQVAITCRHGSVSDGLRDYITEKSEKLLTYFERVTAIQVTIDQGENQNRVEILVDAEHKHNFVAHAEGDEVKPNFHSALSKMEQQIKKYKEKIQDHRRDLPLNEIAENNIAEAESE, from the coding sequence GTGCAAGTTGCGATCACTTGTCGTCATGGTAGCGTTTCAGATGGTCTCCGCGATTATATTACTGAAAAGTCTGAAAAGTTACTGACGTACTTTGAGAGGGTAACTGCAATCCAGGTAACGATCGACCAGGGTGAAAACCAGAATCGGGTCGAAATTCTCGTTGATGCAGAACACAAACATAATTTTGTTGCCCATGCAGAAGGAGATGAAGTTAAACCAAACTTTCATTCCGCACTGAGTAAAATGGAACAACAAATTAAAAAATATAAGGAAAAAATTCAGGACCACCGTCGTGATCTTCCTTTGAATGAAATCGCGGAAAACAACATTGCGGAAGCAGAATCTGAATAA
- a CDS encoding FmdB family zinc ribbon protein, with protein MPTYVYEVIKPDGTPGERFEVIQRMSDPVLTTHPETGEPVRKVITAAHFSGKWSDAEAKRTLNDDKRLGELGFTKYVKSSKGTYEKRAGDGPDLISAD; from the coding sequence ATGCCTACTTATGTTTATGAAGTGATTAAACCGGACGGAACGCCGGGTGAGCGTTTTGAGGTCATTCAAAGAATGAGTGATCCTGTATTAACGACCCATCCTGAGACGGGGGAGCCGGTGCGTAAAGTGATTACGGCTGCCCATTTTTCCGGAAAATGGTCGGATGCAGAAGCAAAGCGTACATTAAACGACGATAAACGTCTGGGCGAACTCGGTTTCACCAAATATGTGAAATCGTCAAAAGGGACCTATGAAAAAAGAGCCGGCGATGGTCCGGATCTGATTTCCGCGGATTAA